The Candidatus Binatus sp. DNA window ATTCTGCCAAGTCCGACTTTGCGGCCAAAAACCTAAGGATTATCGGTATCCTTCGACGCTCAACACGATCGGCGACCACCTCCGGAAGGCCCGCCTCGATCGCCGTCTGTTTCAGAAAGATGCGGCCAAGGAACTGGGGGTAAGCGAGGCCGCCGTTTACAATTGGGAAACGGGGAAAGCCGTTCCGTCGATCCGCTCGATTCCTGGGATCATTCGATTTCTGGGGTACGACCCGTCTCCGGCTCCGGGATCGCTTTCCGAACAGCTTGTGGCCGCCCGCCGGAGGCTCGGCTACTCGCGGCGGCGATTGGCACACCATTTGGAAATCGATGAAAGCACGTTGGCGAAGTGGGAGACCGGGCGCGGGCGCCCCAGCCGGAAGATACGGGGGCGAATTGAGCTGCTTCTTCAACTCGATAAGCGGTGATCTCCCCCACCGCATTCTGCGCCACTGTCTTAAGTTCGGGCCCCCTGATAAAATCTGACCGATGATTTTACGCAGAACGAAAATGTGAGGTTCCCCCGATGAGCGAGCATCCCAAGAAGCACCATTTCTTCGTCGACGCAAAGAGATATGAGACGGAAAAGTCATCTCTCACGGGTGCCGAAATCAAGGCGATAGCCGGCGTTACCCCGACGTACCAACTCTTCCTCGAAGAAGAGGGAGACACCCCCGACAAACCAATATCCGATGGCGAAACGGTGGTGCTGAAGGAAGGGGAGGATACGAGGCACTTTTACGCGGTGCCACCTGCCACGTTCGGAAATCAGTGACTCCGATCATCGAGCAGCAGCTTGCAGCCCTTCAGCAGGAGAGACCGGAGGCATCGGCTGCACAACTGCCAAGCGGGGCTCACCTGATAACGATCCCGAATGTCACCATGCCTCCTGGCTGGAGTGTGAGGGTTGTAACTATCCTTTTCGTGGCTCCGCCAGGGTATCCCGCGGCACAGCCCGATTGTTTCTGGGTCGAGCCCAAGGGATTGCGGCTGGAGAATGGTAAGACGCCCCAAAATACCAACGATGCAAACCCGATCCCAGAGGTGCAACCCCCTCGGGACGTCACTTGGTTTTCTTGGCACCTTCAGCACTGGAACCCCAATCAAAGTTCGCTGCTGACCTACTGCAATGTCATCATGCAGAGGCTTAGCCCAGCTCGATGATTGAACTTGTCCTTGCAGCCGACGACATTGCCGCGATTCGAAGCGAGCTCACTGGCGGGGAAACTGAAGCCTGTTCAATATTGTTCGCTGCTCAGACCTCGCGCAAGGATGGCACAATAAGGCTGCTGGTTCGCGAAGTCGAGTTTGCAGCGCCAGACGACTACAGGCGAAGGGGGCCCGCAGAAGCTGAATTGAGCCCCGAATTCGTTGCGCGCGTCACCAAACGCGCTCGTCGTGAAACGAGTGTCTTGGTCTTTGTGCACAGCCATCTGGGCAACCGAGCACCTAGATTCTCATCCATCGACGGGAAAGGGGAGAGGCTCCTCGCGGACTTTCTCGCGCGCCGTCATCCGGACTGCGCGCATGCGGCGCTCGTTATTAGTGTCGGCGGCATGCAGGCGCGCCGCCTCGGTACTGACGAAGGGATTCGTGTCGTTTCGATCGGAGCGACCCGCGAGGTACTTTTCGATCCGGCCTACGAAGTGCCATCCATCTCCGAGCAATACGACCGCCAGATACGGGCTTTCGGGCGGGCAGGCCAAGAGTCACTTCAGCGGCTACGGGTCGCAATCGTCGGACTATTGAGCTTCGCATAATATACTTACAAGGGGAAGAGGTCGGCCTGCTGCCAGAAGGCCATGACCAGGGAGGGTCTGCGGCGCATCCGCTTGAGCGCGCGACGCGCGTGCGCGCTCAACTGCGCGAAGGTGTTGGGGCA harbors:
- a CDS encoding helix-turn-helix domain-containing protein, which encodes MSIRAADRCKSRTGIPALPFCQVRLCGQKPKDYRYPSTLNTIGDHLRKARLDRRLFQKDAAKELGVSEAAVYNWETGKAVPSIRSIPGIIRFLGYDPSPAPGSLSEQLVAARRRLGYSRRRLAHHLEIDESTLAKWETGRGRPSRKIRGRIELLLQLDKR
- a CDS encoding multiubiquitin domain-containing protein, coding for MSEHPKKHHFFVDAKRYETEKSSLTGAEIKAIAGVTPTYQLFLEEEGDTPDKPISDGETVVLKEGEDTRHFYAVPPATFGNQ
- a CDS encoding E2/UBC family protein is translated as MTPIIEQQLAALQQERPEASAAQLPSGAHLITIPNVTMPPGWSVRVVTILFVAPPGYPAAQPDCFWVEPKGLRLENGKTPQNTNDANPIPEVQPPRDVTWFSWHLQHWNPNQSSLLTYCNVIMQRLSPAR